The DNA sequence CTGGCAGAGTTCAGTAACGGAAATCTGCCGATGTTAGAATTTTTTCCGTTAATGGACTTGTAGCCCCATCAACTTGGGATATGCAGTTAGTGCATTTCTTAAGAGGCTTTGTTCTGACTTCTGTCACAGGTTCCTAATGTGAGAAGGTAGGCCCAGATCATGGAGGTGCTTCAGTGCGATGGCTGTGACTTCAGAGTCCCGTCTTATGAAGATCTCAAGGCGCACATTCAGGATGTCCACACGGCATTTCTGCAGCCAACTGATGTTGCTGAAGACAATGCTAACGAGCCACGATCCGGGTCCATGAATGCCAGTAATCAGACAGAGGTGGAGTATTCCTCTATAAAGGACGAATTTGCGATCGCAGAGGATTTATCAGGTAAATCTTGAAGAATCTCGGCGTATCCAATCTATTTCATGGTGCTCGTCTACCTTTAGCCTGTAGCCATGGTTCTTGATATGTGTGGCTTTGTCAAAGTTTATTGCTCCTTGGGAGCCATTTTTGTGGTCTGGGCATCATGTTTCTCTTCTGGAGCATCCTAGGTTATTGCCCTTTCAGCTTCTTTATGTTTCTCAGTTCCCTTTCGATTTGGAGGACAAGAGAGTGTCTGGTAAAATTCTAGAATGAATATCGCAGCGTGTGGAACTTGTGTTTTTATAGCTATAGGGAACATTAATGGCCATGAGGTGAGTATTGCTCCTGAAGCCAAACGCTGTATCTTCACCTGCGAGAAGCAATATGTCTAGTTCATCAGTGCTTCGTTAATACTCTTCAGGGTCTCATCTCGAGACGTTAGGCCTTTTGAATGTGATGTTTATTAATGAAgaataactgaaaagaaaaattgatttgCATGATGGAATTTCTTAATTCTCTTTCGTTTGCTTTTCTGTTCTCATTTaccttctgctttctctctagGTCAAAATGCAACCGCATTGGGGACCGGAAGCTACTATGGCCACAGTCCAGGATATTACGGTCAGCATATTGCCCCTAATCCCAAACCAACAAACAAGTTTTTTCAATGCAAGTTCTGCGTCCGCTACTTCAGGTCAAAAAACCTCCTCATCGAACACACAAGGAAGGTCCACGGAGCTCAAGCTGAAGGGAGTTCGGCGGGACCCCCTGTTCCCGGATCCTTAAATTATAATATCATGATGCACGAGGGATTTGGAAAGGTCTTCTCTTGCCAGTTTTGCACATACAAGTCACCGAGGAGGGCAAGAATCATTAAGCATCAGAAAATGTATCACAAAAACAACTTGAAGGAGACCAcggctcccctccctgcccctgctccaaTGCCAGACCCCGTGGTCCCACCCGTGTCTCTGCAGGACCCCTGCAAAGAACTGCCAGCAGAGGTCGTGGAGCGCAGCATCTTGGAGTCTATGGTCAAGCCTTTGACCAAGTCTCGAGGCAACTTTTGCTGTGAGTGGTGCAGCTACCAGACCCCCCGCCGGGAACGCTGGTGCGACCACATGATGAAGAAGCATCGCAGTATGGTCAAGATCCTTTCCAGCCTCAGACAGCAGCAAGAAGGGACGAACCTCCCCGAAGTGCAGAACAAAAGCGCCCCCAGCCCCACTTCCAATTCCACCTATCTGTCCATGAATGCTGCCAGCCGGGAGATGCCCAGCGCTAACGTCTCCAACTTCCGCGGCTCCATCAGTAACTCCATCATGAGACCCAATTCCTCGTCCGCTTCCAAGTTTTCACCTGTGTCTTACCCGCAGATGAAGCCGAAGTCCCCTCACAACTCTGGCCTGGTTAACTTGGCGGAGAGATCGCGTTACGGGATGGCTGACATGACCAACTCCTCTGCCGACCTGGAAACTAACAGCATGCTGAATGACTCCAGTTCTGATGAGGAGTTGAACGAAATAGACAGCGAGAATGGCTTAAATGCCATGGATCACCAGACTTCCGGCATGTCTGCGGAGCAGCTGATGGGCTCAGATGGCAACAAATTGTTGGAGACCAAGGGGATTCCCTTCCGAAGGTTCATGAATAGGTTCCAGTGCCCCTTTTGTCCTTTCCTCACTATGCATCGACGCAGCATCTCCCGTCACATAGAAAACATCCACTTGTCCGGAAAGACTGCCGTCTATAAATGTGACGAGTGTCCGTTTACTTGCAAGAGCTCATTAAAACTCGGCGCTCACAAACAGTGTCACACGGGTACAGCGTCAGATTGGGATGCCGTGAATTCCCAGAGTGAGAGCATTTCTTCTTCGCTGAATGAAGGTGTGGTGTCTTACGAGAGCTCGAGCATCAACGGGAGGAAGTCAGGAGTCCTGCTGGATCCCTTGCAGCAGCAAcagccaccgccgccgccgccgccgccaccaccgcCTCCGTCCCAGCCGCAGCCACCGCAGCTACAGCCGCCGCACCAGGTACCGGCGCAGCCGCAGCCCCAGCCCGCACCGACGCAGCAGCCGCAGCCTCCTGTGCCAGCCCCGCCCCTGCACCCTTACAAGTGCACCATGTGTAGTTACTCCACCACGACTCTGAAAGGGCTGCGAGTCCACCAGCAGCACAAACACTCGTTCTGCGACAACTTGCCAAAATTCGAGGGGCAGCCCTCAAGCCTGCCACTGGAAAGCGAGACAGACAGCCACCCCTCTTCCAGCAACACTGTGAAGAAAAGCCAGACCTCAATTCTTGGGTTGTCCTCCAAGAACAATTTTGTAGCTAAGGCCTCCCGGAAGCTCGCCAATGACTTTCCCCTCGATTTATCGCCCGTGAAGAAGAGAACTAGGATTGACGAGATAGCCAGCAACCTGCAGAGCAAAATTAACCAAACGAAGCAGCAGGAGGACGCGGTGATCAATGTGGAGGACGACGAGGAGGAAGAGGACGACAACGAAGTGGAGATAGAGGTGGAGTTGGACAGGGAGGAAGAGCCGACGGAGCCCGTCATGGAGGTGGCCACTTCCTTTTCGGCCCAGCAGATCTGGGCGAGAGATGCCGGGGAGCCCCAGAAGGAGCCCAACTTCAGAAGCGTCACCCACGATTACAACGCCACCAACGGCGCGGAGATTGAGCTCACCCTGTCTGAAGACGAAGAGGATTATTACGGCTCCTCAACAAACATGAAAGATCACCAGGTCGCCAACACCGCTCTGCTGAACACCCAGACTCCTATCTACGGAACCGAGCACAATAGCGAGAACACAGACTTTGGTGACTCCGGAAGGCTTTACTATTGCAAACACTGTGACTTTAACAACAAATCTGCCCGGAGCGTCAGCACCCACTACCAACGAATGCACCCGTACATTAAATTCAGCTTTAGGTACATCTTGGACCCCAACGATCACAGTGCAGTGTACAGGTGCCTGGAATGCTACATCGATTACACCAACTTCGAAGACCTGCAGCAGCACTACGGCGAACACCACCCAGAAGCCATGAATGTACTCAACTTCGACCATTCGGACCTGATCTACCGGTGTCGGTTTTGTTCCTACACGAGCCCGAATGTCCGAAGCCTGATGCCACATTACCAAAGAATGCATCCCACGGTGAAGATTAACAACGCGATGATATTTTCCAGCTACGTCGTGGAGCAGCAGGAAGGGCTGAGTACGGAATCCCAGACGCTGAGGGAGATTCTGAATTCGGCCCCCAAGAGCATGGCGACGTCCACTCCCGTGGCTCGCGGTGGCGGTCTGCCAGCTACATTTAATAAAAGCACTCCTTCAAAGACCTTTACTCCAGAATGTGAAAATCAGAAGGACCCCTCAGTTAACACTGTTGTCGTTTACGATTGTGACGTTTGCTCGTTCGCAAGCCCCAACATGCATTCTGTCTTGGTTCATTATCAGAAGAAACACCCTGAAGAAAAGGCTTCCTACTTTAGGATCCAGAAAACCATGCGAATGGTGTCTGTGGACAGGGGCTCTGCCCTTTCTCAATTATCATTTGAGGTGGGTGCTCCAATGTCTCCCAAAATGTCCAACAtgggttccccaccccccccacaacccccgcCACCAGACCTCAGTACTGAGCTTTACTACTGCAAACACTGTTCCTACAGCAATCGGTCAGTTGTGGGAGTGCTTGTCCACTACCAGAAAAGACACCCAGAAATAAAGGTTACTGCCAAATATATCAGACAGGCTCCTCCCACAGCTTCAATGATGAGAGGGTCCGAGGGGCCCCAAGGCTCCCCCCGGCCACCCGCCCCCATGCAACAGCTGAACCGAAGCAGCTCTGAGAGAGACGGCCCTCCTGTGGAGAATGAGATGTTCTTTTGCCAGCACTGTGATTACGGGAACCGGACGGTCAAAGGTGTACTCATTCACTATCAGAAGAAGCACCGAGACTTCAAGGCCAACGCGGACGTGATCCGGCAACACACGGCCACCATCCGCAGCCTCTGTGACCGCAACCAGAAGAAGCCTGCCAGCTGTGTGCTTGTCGCCCCCTCTGCCGTGGAGCGGGACAAAACCAAACTGCGAGCGCTCAAGTGTAGGCAGTGCTCGTATACCTCCCCCTACTTCTATGCACTGAGGAAGCATATCAAGAAAGACCACCCTGCCCTGAAGGCCACAGTCACGTCCATCATGCGGTGGGCATTTCTAGACGGCTCGATAGAAGCTGGCTACCACTGCGAGTGGTGCATCTACTCCCACACAGAGCCCAGCGGTTTGCTCCTACATTACCAGAGGAGGCATCCGGAGCACTATGTTGACTATACTTACATGGCTACCAAACTCTGGGCTGGGCCCGacccatcccctccctctctcaccatGCCCGCCGAAGCCAAAACGTACAGATGCCGAGACTGTGTTTTCGAGGCCATGTCCATCTGGGACATCACCAATCACTACCAAGCATTCCATCCCTGGGCCATGAACGGTGACGAGTCGGTGCTGCTGGATATCATCAAGGAGAAAGACGCCGTCGAGAATGTCATCCCTCCGTCCGAAGAGCTGGTGGGCCCCGTGAATTGTGACAACAGTATGCCCGCTCCGCTCCCCGAGCAGGACGCCGAATGCCCGGAGGACGCCCGGCTTTCCCCCGAGAAAAGCATCCAGCTGGCCTCCGCCAACCCCGCCATATCGTCCACCCCATACCAGTGCACCGTGTGCCAGTCCGAGTATAACAACCTGCACGGCCTCCTCACCCACTATGGGAAGAAGCACCCTGGCATGAAGGTGAAGGCTGCCGACTTCGCCCAGGACATCGACATCAACCCGGGCGCCGTCTACAAATGCAGGCATTGCCCGTACATCAACACCCGCATCCACGGCGTCCTGACCCATTACCAGAAGCGACACCCGGCCATCAAGGTGACCGCCGAGGACTTCGTGCACGACGTGGAGCAGTCCGCCGACATCGCCCAGAACGACGTGGAGGAGACGAGCAGGATCTTCAAGCAAGGCTACGGCGCCTACCGCTGCAAACTGTGTCCGTACACGCACGGCACCTTGGAGAAGCTCAAAATCCACTACGAGAAGTATCACAATCAGCCTGAATTTGATGTGTTTTCCCAGTCGCCCCCGAAGCTGCCAGTCTCCCTCGAGCCCGAGATGACCACTGAGGTGAGCCCCTCCCAGGTGTCCGTCACcgaggaggaggtgggagaggagccCGTGTCCACGTCTCACTTCTCTACCTCGCACCTGGTCTCCCACACGGTGTTCCGCTGTCAGCTGTGCAAGTACTTCTGCTCCACGAGGAAGGGCATCGCCAGGCACTACCGCATCAAGCACAACAACGTGCGAGCCCAGCCCGAGGGCAAGAACAACCTCTTCAAGTGCGCCCTGTGCGCCTACACCAACCCCATCCGCAAAGGGCTGGCGGCCCACTACCAGAAGCGCCACGACATCGACGCCTATTACACGCACTGCCTGGCGGCCTCCAGGACCATCAGCGACAAGCCCAACAAGGTGATCATCCCGTCCCCGCCCAAGGACGACTCCCCGCAGCTCAGCGAGGAGCTCCGGCGGGCCGTGGAGAAGAAGAAGTGCTCCCTGTGCTCCTTCCAGTCCTTCAGCAAGAAGGGCATCGTGTCCCATTACATGAAGCGCCACCCGGGGGTGTTCCCCAAGAAGCAGCACGCCAGCAAGCTGGGCGGCTACTTCACCGCCGTCTACGCCGACGAGCACGAGAAGCCGCTGCTgatggaagaggaggagagaggcagctTCGAGAAAGCCGAGGTGGAGGGAGGCGAGGCCCAGGAGATCGAGTGGCTCCCGTTCCGCTGCGTCAAGTGCTTCAAGCTGTCTTTCAGCACGGCGGAGCTGCTGTGTATGCATTACACTGACCACCACAGTCGGGACCTGAAGAGGGACTTCGTCATTCTGGGCAGCGGCCCCCGCTTGCAGAGCCCCGCCTACCAGTGTAAGCACTGTGATAGCAAACTGCAAAGCACAGCGGAGCTGACCTCACACTTGAACATTCACAATGAGGAATTCCAGAAGCGTGCCAAACGTCAGGAGAGGAGGAAACAGCTTTTGAGCAAGCAGAAATATGCAGATGGTGCTTTTGCAGATTTCAAACAAGAGAGGGTAAGGATATGTTTTGATTTCCCTTCCCCCAGGAGGCCTCTCATCACTGGTGCCCACATGCACTTCTTCGTTGCCAGCCAGACTGCTACAGGCTTCCTAGTGACTTAGCTTGCCAGAGAGCTCAATAAGTCAATTAAACGTTTCGAGCCTGATTATCCCCCATTCTGTGCTCACCCTTCCCCACGGCctgttcccctccctgctcccccctcccgAGGCTCCCCAGGGGAGGGTCGGGGTGGtttctctgtatttccttctGCCAAGTAGCCTTATCTGAGGCCTAGTTACACGACAACGCTCGCTCTCTAAGGCAGCTGTGGGCCGTCTCTTGGTGTCACTAGCACCTCTCAGCCATGTTTTGGTCTGCAGTGTCGGCTACATGAACCTAACATCTCCAGGagtagatttttgtttgtttgtttgtcttggtCAAGAAGTTCACTAATGGCGTAGCTGTGCAACGTTTCACCTGCGTAGTTGAAATTGGTCTCAAAGGCAGATAACCTGGTGGCAGTGACGATGAGGCTTCTCCACAGAAATCTTCTCTACTCACAAGCTGTAACATATTTGGGTTCCGGAGACTTTGCATAGTAGGCAGTGTGCCACGACTCTGACGAATTCGTTATGTAAAAATACTCACATATTTCTCCCTTGGTTTTTAACCTGCTAATCCGCTTTGAAATAAAATCTGCTAGTACGCTACGAGAATAAATGCCGGCATTTGAGGGAGGGCTCGGAGTACTGATGGCTACCACTGTATTTTACCAGCCTTTTGGTCACTTAGAAGAGGTGCCAAAGATCAAGGAGAGGAAGGTGGTGGGCTACAAGTGTAAATTCTGTGTGGAAGTGCACCCGACGCTCCGAGCCATCTGCAATCATCTCCGGAAACACGTCCAGTACGGCAGCGTCCCGGCCGTGTCCGCCGCCGTGAAGGTGAGAACTGGGGCGGGGGGGTCTGGATGAGCGCTCTTGTGTGTGAGCCATTCGAGTTACTTATTAACCCCGTTGCTCAAAGCAGCTCAGGAAAGGGCGGCCCAGAATGTGGGCATTCCTGAGCTGTGCTTGGATCGGTCTGGCTTGTTTTGATTCTTTTGCAGGTTGGACCTTCTTCATCTTACGTGTCTCGACCTGGTCGCGTTTCGATCTGGTTCCCTTCCACGCGGATAGTTTGGTGGAAACAGAAGATCCGGGCCTCTCGGTACAGGAGGCTTTGGGTCGCCCTTCTGTTCTGCATTTAGTGCCATTAGGTGTTTGCTCTTCCAAGTTGCCCGAGCTCTTGAAAGGAATCAAGTGGGTCCTGTTCCCATCATCTTCTGCTCCTCCCACTGCGTGACTTCTTAACTGTTCTCATCTGGCTGACGGTGCAGAGAGCCCAGGAGAATCCTTTACTTCTTACCCTGGGTCCTCTGAGGAGCGTAAGAAACGTGAAGTCTAAAACCAAAAGCCCCCCAGTCACAGCAGGCCCCGAGAACCCCTTGACCCGATTTGTCTCCTTCGTTCCCTTTCCCGGTTTGTCGCTGACCagtgcctcccctgctccccctgacCTTCACGAGGCCGCCCGTTTTGAACGTCGTACTCCTAAATAGCAGCCCCCGTTTCGGGAGCCATGCCGCCACCCCTGCCTTCCGGGACGTGGCGAAGCGCGTATTTTTGAGCAGAGAAGTTAGTGAATTCAGgactctgctctttctctctagatACGTGAAATCTGCCCTTCTTGATCTTGTGTCCTATTTTGCCCACGTAGCATGGACGTATAAAGTCTCTGCTTTTCTTCACTGAAGACTGAAGCCCGCTGGCTGTCCGCAGAACGGTGGCGCCCAGGGGCGACGGCGGCCCGCTTCTTCCACGCCACCTCGGTGTGTTCCAGGCTTGTTTCCTGGACTCACTcgagggagacagagcagctcTTCGTGTGTAATCAGTAACCCACGGAGTCACCTCCAAACATGAGTGACTTCGAACCAGGCTGCTCCTTAATTTTTTCGGCGGATCAGACAGCAGCCTTCAGTCAGTGGGTGAAGTCACCCTCcgcggggtgggggtgagcaCGGATGGCGAGGGGCAGGATCCTGCCCCTTTCCTTCACTTCCAAGGGGGGCCCACGGCTCCTAGATGCCCAGACTgctctgcttttttccccctcctttcttccttcctttcttttctctgagccATCACCCTAACCCTGCCTTCTGTCGGTTCGAGTGGGATTGCTGTGTGTTCTTTTTAAGATGGGAGATAAGCGAGTGAACTGTCTCCACAGTTGGGAGAACCCCTCTCTCATGCTTCCCAGGCAGTAGCAGCCGTGTCCTCAGGTCACCAGCACTGCATGAAGAGTGGCAGTCGGGTTTGCCCTCCCTCTAGGGGGagctggagaggcaggggaggaagcTTTACCAGGAAGTCCTGAGGAGTTTGGGAGaatgaagggagaggaggagagctgGAGACGATGATGctggatatttattttgttggtggggcatgtgtgtgtgtgtggttctcttAGCAGGAGGCCGAAGACCCCTCCCACTTGTTCCTGGATGGATTGGAAGCAGCCAAAGATGCCACTGGCGCCCTGGTGGACCGGGTGGATGGTGAACACTGCTTGCTTGATGGAATGTTGGAGGATGAAACCCGGCCGGGGGGATACCATTGTAGTCAATGTGACAGAGTCCTGATGTCCATGCAGGGGCTGCGTTCTCATGAGaggagccatctggccctggccATGTTTACCCGCGAGGACAAGTACAGCTGCCAGTATTGCTCCTTTGTTTCCGCTTTCAGGCACAAGTAAGTGCTATCGAGTGGTCGCAAGCGGGTGACGGGGAGGAGATGCCGTAGCGGTCAGCTAGTGCTCGGCTAAGCTAGAGCAGGAGAGGCTTGGAGGAGTCAGAAAGCCCCGCTCAAGGTTTGTGCCTGCTGTGTTGTTGGTTACGTTCCCTTGAGCCTCAGTCACCTCGTCTGTCAAATGGGACCAAGAATAGGAGGTTACCTAACATTAACTACGCCTGGTAAAtacaggcatttttttaaatgagtattttgGAGGCACTGCTATGATTTACAAGAGGGAAGACCAGAAAGCAGACAAATGTCCTGGTGTATCTGTCAGACATTCACCCAGAAACGAATCATCAGTTGAGGAAATAAAGTTCCATTTGGGAAACTGAGTGGCCTAAGGAGGTAAAATTAGGACTGTCGACCCACATGACCAAAGGATCATTGCTTGATCTTGAAAAAGATCTTGAAAAGTAAAGAAGTTACTGATGCCAAAGGGATGCTTGAAGGACAGGGCCAGTGAGGAGAAGGAGCTGCCCGAGGCCCATCACAGCTTTGGAATTGTAGATTTGGGGTGTTGTGTAAGGCTTTCGGGGGTGATGGGAAAAGCGATGGTTCTGAGAAGAAGCCACCGTTTGTTGCCTTTGTCTTTGAACTGTGTAAGAGAGGTACACGTGCAACAATGTGTCCCACCGTCTTGGATGGCGGTGACCGATTGCGAGACTGACCTGCTGTTTATTTTTAcgataattaaaataaatgttgggCTGTTTGCTTCTCAAAAAGATAAAGTGCAGTTAGTTGttgaaagggaggaggaggcgATGCTTTtacagagggaggaggggttACAGACTCTTTATTCTACGGAGCCTCATGGTTCATCTGTGTCATCAGAGCCACTGTGTACTTCTCACGAGTTCAAGGAGTATTTATTCAGCAGCACCTAGCCTGCTTTCTGACACCCCGTAGAATCTCAACAAATCGTAGCGCATACACGGATCCGCCCTGTGCTAAGCAATGTGCTGGGGGCGTTGGGAGGGTGGATATAAAGGGGAATACAAAAGATGAAGAGACCATGGTCAGTGCGCTAAGGGAATTTAGGGTCTAGTTGAGTTATAAATCAAGCCAGCGAGCTCACAAATGACTCAGCAAAATAAGAcacatatctttcaaaaatacagcAATAAAATGCTATGAAGCTTCAAAGAAGGGAAGCGATCCACCCACTGTGGAAGAATCGGGAAGGTTTTACGGAGTAGGGAGCATTTGAGTCGAGTCTTAAAGTAGGAAGACAGGACCTGACGAGTTCGGAAGGGATGTGCAACCTGGAGGAAGGGATGAGAGCATAAGGCTGTGGAGCAGAGTGTGAGGCTCGTGGGGGCCCAGCTGGCGGTCCAATGTCACTAATCTGTAAGCTCTAGGTAAAAGAATAATGGAAGATAAAGTTTGAATACTTGAGTAGAGACCATATTTGGAGTCTTCGAATGTGGAAATAATACTTTGTCATTTATAGTACTGGCAAAAGGAAGTCTCTGAAAGAAGTCataattgctaacatttactgagccttCCTGTGTGTCAGGCAGCACGCTAAGTGCCTTCAGGTATTATCTCACTTTATTCTTAAATCAGCCCAGCGAGGTGTCGTCCCATGACCGTCTCCATTTTGTGGGTAAGAAAAGTGAGGAGGTTTATGTAACTTGCCAAGGCCACACGGTTTATAAGCATTAGCTGGGGTTTGATCCCAACCAGCCTGACTCCATAGCTCATGCTCTTGAGTTGAAAAAAAGACGGGAGAGAGCAATTAGAAGGCAGTCGTAGTAGCTGATCCAAGAAGTTCGGATGGGACTTTGGGAATGGTTAAAGGAAGTCGGATCTTCATGACTTGGACAAATTGCCTTCATGCAGGGAGTGAGGGATGAGAGGCAAAGTAAAGTACAGAGGGCACCTAGGGGTTCAGTCTGGTTGACTGAGAACGGTCGTGTCCTCTATAGAAGCAAGGAAATGAGGAAGAGCGTTAGTTTCGGAGGAGAAAAACCGATGGCTTTGTTTAGGGCTAGTTGAGTTTAAGGAAGCTAAAGGACACCCAGAGGGAGAGGTCCGGAGGCGATTGAAAGTGCTGCTCTGGAGCTCAGGAGACCATTATGTATTTAAATGGTAAGCAGCACCGATCCCATGTGAGTCATTTAGAAGGGAACCTAGTTCTCTGGGGCACTGGTACAAATTAGAACTTCTTCCCACACCTTGTTTggtagatttattattttttttagcaatcaTTATGAAATACTGGGAGTTCACTATAATTAAATAACTTCTTTATAAGTTGCTCTGGAAGACTGAGGTACAGTGAACATGGTTTTGTTTATCAGAAGGGATGACTGGGCCTTTGGATCACATGACTTTCTTCAAACACACCTGCACTTTGCCTCCATATTTACAAAGGCGCTGGAAACATGACAGTCCGTTGCAAGTAGCTCAAGTACTTTGacacttcccttcccctcttgagTGTTCTCCAGGGATGTAGGACTGCGGTTTAAAAAGAAAGtcctttttaaatgcaaaatttctctaactcctttttttttttttggaaataagttAAAGGACTATTTGATAGGTACTCCTCACTGACTTGGCAGAAAACTTGAATTCTCCGTATTTTACCTTTTGTCTTCGGATGCCCTCTTCCAATTCTACATGCTTctagag is a window from the Felis catus isolate Fca126 chromosome D4, F.catus_Fca126_mat1.0, whole genome shotgun sequence genome containing:
- the ZNF462 gene encoding zinc finger protein 462 isoform X6 — its product is MEVLQCDGCDFRVPSYEDLKAHIQDVHTAFLQPTDVAEDNANEPRSGSMNASNQTEVEYSSIKDEFAIAEDLSGQNATALGTGSYYGHSPGYYGQHIAPNPKPTNKFFQCKFCVRYFRSKNLLIEHTRKVHGAQAEGSSAGPPVPGSLNYNIMMHEGFGKVFSCQFCTYKSPRRARIIKHQKMYHKNNLKETTAPLPAPAPMPDPVVPPVSLQDPCKELPAEVVERSILESMVKPLTKSRGNFCCEWCSYQTPRRERWCDHMMKKHRSMVKILSSLRQQQEGTNLPEVQNKSAPSPTSNSTYLSMNAASREMPSANVSNFRGSISNSIMRPNSSSASKFSPVSYPQMKPKSPHNSGLVNLAERSRYGMADMTNSSADLETNSMLNDSSSDEELNEIDSENGLNAMDHQTSGMSAEQLMGSDGNKLLETKGIPFRRFMNRFQCPFCPFLTMHRRSISRHIENIHLSGKTAVYKCDECPFTCKSSLKLGAHKQCHTGTASDWDAVNSQSESISSSLNEGVVSYESSSINGRKSGVLLDPLQQQQPPPPPPPPPPPPSQPQPPQLQPPHQVPAQPQPQPAPTQQPQPPVPAPPLHPYKCTMCSYSTTTLKGLRVHQQHKHSFCDNLPKFEGQPSSLPLESETDSHPSSSNTVKKSQTSILGLSSKNNFVAKASRKLANDFPLDLSPVKKRTRIDEIASNLQSKINQTKQQEDAVINVEDDEEEEDDNEVEIEVELDREEEPTEPVMEVATSFSAQQIWARDAGEPQKEPNFRSVTHDYNATNGAEIELTLSEDEEDYYGSSTNMKDHQVANTALLNTQTPIYGTEHNSENTDFGDSGRLYYCKHCDFNNKSARSVSTHYQRMHPYIKFSFRYILDPNDHSAVYRCLECYIDYTNFEDLQQHYGEHHPEAMNVLNFDHSDLIYRCRFCSYTSPNVRSLMPHYQRMHPTVKINNAMIFSSYVVEQQEGLSTESQTLREILNSAPKSMATSTPVARGGGLPATFNKSTPSKTFTPECENQKDPSVNTVVVYDCDVCSFASPNMHSVLVHYQKKHPEEKASYFRIQKTMRMVSVDRGSALSQLSFEPFGHLEEVPKIKERKVVGYKCKFCVEVHPTLRAICNHLRKHVQYGSVPAVSAAVKGLRSHERSHLALAMFTREDKYSCQYCSFVSAFRHNLDRHMQTHHGHHKPFRCKLCSFKSSYNSRLKTHILKAHAGEHAYKCSWCSFSTMTISQLKEHSLKVHGKALTLPRPRIVSLLSSHAHHSSQKATPAEEVEDSNDSSYSEPPDVQQQLNHYQSAALARNNSRVSPVPLSGAAGGAEQKTEAVLHCEFCEFSSGYIQSIRRHYRDKHGGKKLFKCKDCSFYTGFKSAFTMHVEAGHSAVPEEGPKDLRCPLCLYHTKYKRNMIDHIVLHREERVVPIEVCRSKLSKYLQGVVFRCDKCTFTCSSDESLQQHIEKHNELKPYKCQLCYYETKHTEELDSHLRDEHKVSRNFELVGRVNLDQLEQMKEKMESSSSDDEDKEEEMNSKADDRDLMRFADHGAAINTEKRFPCEFCGRAFSQGSEWERHVLRHGMALNDTKQVSREEIHLKESVEDSIKMPSIEEKEDDEAIGIDFSLKSETVAICVVAADKSLLENAEAKKE